The following are encoded together in the Thalassolituus oleivorans MIL-1 genome:
- the rsmD gene encoding 16S rRNA (guanine(966)-N(2))-methyltransferase RsmD, with translation MSKISHHQLRIIGGEWRSRRLRFPAIDGLRPTMDRVRETVFNWLQHDVEGCRVLDAFAGSGALGFEALSRGAKEVIFLEKHPAAAVQLKENLQTLGASNAQVWAGDALLWLTQNPEPFDLVFLDPPFGKNLLQPALDSLQLLPGALIYVEHEATLKPQFPDKWQELKCKNTKEFYFRLFEVEEP, from the coding sequence GTGAGCAAAATTTCGCATCATCAACTTCGTATCATTGGCGGCGAATGGCGTTCTCGTCGTTTACGCTTTCCTGCAATCGATGGTCTACGCCCAACGATGGATCGCGTGCGCGAAACCGTGTTCAATTGGTTGCAACATGACGTAGAGGGCTGTCGCGTATTGGACGCCTTTGCAGGTAGCGGTGCACTTGGATTCGAAGCGCTATCGCGCGGCGCAAAAGAGGTTATTTTTTTAGAGAAGCATCCTGCTGCCGCAGTGCAATTGAAAGAAAACTTACAGACCTTAGGCGCTAGCAATGCGCAGGTATGGGCTGGCGACGCCTTGCTGTGGCTAACGCAGAATCCAGAACCCTTTGATCTGGTATTTCTTGACCCCCCTTTCGGGAAAAACCTATTACAACCGGCGCTCGATAGCCTGCAGCTCTTGCCCGGCGCGTTAATCTACGTAGAGCATGAAGCGACACTGAAACCGCAATTTCCTGACAAATGGCAGGAATTGAAATGTAAAAACACCAAGGAATTTTACTTTCGCTTGTTTGAAGTCGAGGAGCCCTAA
- a CDS encoding lysophospholipid acyltransferase family protein, with protein MKNIIGYLMIAVIKLLGRVSLPTAQKIGHRVGIYLWGRRTRAREVARVNLGLVYPNKSAEERDLLVQETLIQNGMIGAEMGPMWGYETAKGLALVRTVYGEELVEAGIKDKRGLLILAPHLGNWEILNNYISSKCPVTIMYRPAKSPVFNEWMVERRETVGCKLVPTTRDGVAALFSVLEQGGTVGFLPDQEPRLKSGVFAPFMGVETLTPKLPYEMIQKTGAQVIYAFAKRLPNAEGFDLYFTAAEDGIYSDDARTCATSMNQSIEELIKIAPAQYQWTYKRFKRRPEGQKNPYSEAKVP; from the coding sequence GTGAAAAATATAATTGGTTACTTAATGATCGCCGTGATCAAGCTGCTCGGACGAGTATCACTACCCACGGCTCAGAAGATTGGTCATCGAGTCGGGATCTATCTTTGGGGGCGTCGCACTCGTGCCCGCGAAGTTGCACGCGTAAACTTAGGCTTGGTATACCCAAACAAGTCGGCTGAAGAGCGTGATCTGTTAGTGCAAGAAACCCTAATTCAAAATGGCATGATCGGCGCCGAAATGGGCCCTATGTGGGGTTATGAAACGGCCAAAGGATTAGCACTGGTTCGTACTGTATACGGAGAGGAATTGGTCGAAGCAGGTATCAAAGATAAGCGCGGGTTACTGATATTAGCTCCACATTTGGGCAACTGGGAAATTCTGAACAATTACATTTCCAGCAAGTGCCCTGTCACTATCATGTACCGTCCAGCTAAAAGCCCAGTTTTTAATGAGTGGATGGTGGAGCGCCGAGAAACCGTTGGCTGTAAGCTTGTTCCTACCACCAGAGACGGCGTTGCGGCCTTGTTTTCTGTGTTAGAACAAGGTGGCACAGTCGGCTTCTTACCTGATCAAGAACCCCGCCTAAAAAGCGGAGTATTCGCGCCTTTTATGGGAGTAGAAACCCTGACGCCGAAATTGCCGTATGAAATGATTCAAAAAACAGGTGCACAAGTGATCTACGCGTTTGCCAAGCGACTCCCTAATGCCGAAGGCTTTGATTTGTATTTTACCGCTGCGGAAGACGGTATTTACTCCGACGATGCCCGCACCTGCGCCACATCAATGAACCAATCCATTGAAGAGTTAATTAAGATAGCACCAGCTCAGTATCAATGGACTTACAAACGCTTTAAGCGTCGGCCCGAAGGGCAAAAGAACCCCTATTCGGAAGCAAAAGTACCGTAA
- a CDS encoding response regulator, whose protein sequence is MLNLENSLSTKRILIVDDLVQARSSLKNMMGIIGAQRIDTATDGREAMELILENDYDLVLSDYNLGKGKDGQQILEEARFSNRLKATAQFILVTGENAVERVMGALEYEPDAYITKPFTLSMLRERLKRIFHTKEELRPINEAIDNGDINQAIEIANFLLESKPRLLLPVSRILGKLYMREERYNEAIKVYSQPLNTRMVSWARLGQAICLHHLGDSRSALALIKQTLVDYPMYVQCHDWAARILLALGQPAEAQEQLELAAAISPRAVLRQMELGYLASQNGDHKIAEAAFEQSIRLGRHSCYKTSGNYLQFARELQHGLSAEKTRDNINLRNKALRAIDELRQEYSGHVSIMFDTSIVESKTYVAVAESDKAKGAADRAESLLARIQAPTPDQQLQMTEAFIDVGEHIKAKDLINTMRDSQASNLAQNALDKLRALEDKLNAMTIREHTAKLNAEGVSLYEQGKLVEAIAVFDQAVKYDEVGVSVLLNAIQAKVSHIERSELDIRQLKDCYALFKRIGTVGHLDERYDRYDRLKTTCIRLKRAAGV, encoded by the coding sequence ATGCTCAATCTTGAAAATTCACTCAGCACTAAACGTATTCTCATTGTCGACGATCTAGTGCAAGCCAGATCGTCTCTAAAGAATATGATGGGCATTATTGGTGCGCAGCGGATAGATACCGCCACCGATGGCCGCGAGGCTATGGAGTTGATTCTAGAAAATGATTATGACCTTGTACTGTCTGACTACAATCTAGGTAAAGGCAAAGATGGTCAGCAAATATTGGAAGAAGCGCGTTTCTCCAATCGCTTAAAGGCAACGGCACAATTCATATTGGTTACTGGTGAAAATGCGGTCGAACGCGTAATGGGCGCATTGGAATATGAACCGGATGCCTATATCACCAAGCCATTTACTCTCAGCATGTTGCGCGAGCGCTTAAAACGTATTTTTCACACCAAAGAAGAGCTGCGTCCTATTAATGAAGCGATTGATAATGGTGACATTAATCAAGCCATTGAAATAGCGAACTTCTTGCTGGAAAGTAAGCCACGTTTATTGCTGCCGGTGTCGCGTATTCTGGGCAAGTTGTACATGCGCGAAGAGCGCTACAACGAGGCCATCAAAGTTTACTCGCAGCCACTAAATACCCGTATGGTGTCATGGGCGCGGCTAGGTCAAGCCATCTGTTTACATCACTTAGGCGACTCCCGCAGCGCGCTTGCGCTGATAAAACAAACGTTGGTCGACTATCCCATGTATGTGCAATGCCACGATTGGGCTGCGCGTATTTTATTGGCGTTGGGCCAGCCAGCGGAGGCCCAAGAGCAGCTGGAGTTAGCAGCGGCGATATCGCCGCGTGCCGTGTTGCGCCAGATGGAGCTTGGCTATTTAGCGTCGCAGAATGGTGACCACAAAATAGCCGAAGCGGCTTTTGAGCAGTCGATCCGATTGGGTCGTCACTCCTGTTATAAAACGTCAGGTAATTACCTGCAATTTGCCCGCGAACTACAACACGGTCTGAGTGCCGAGAAAACACGAGACAACATCAATCTGCGTAATAAAGCATTGCGTGCAATTGATGAGTTACGTCAAGAGTACTCGGGTCATGTTTCGATAATGTTCGATACCAGCATTGTTGAGAGTAAAACGTACGTGGCGGTTGCTGAAAGCGACAAAGCCAAAGGGGCGGCGGATCGAGCTGAGAGTTTACTTGCGCGAATTCAAGCGCCGACTCCAGATCAACAGTTGCAAATGACAGAAGCCTTTATTGATGTTGGGGAGCACATCAAAGCTAAAGATTTGATAAATACCATGCGCGACTCACAGGCGAGCAATCTGGCTCAAAATGCGTTGGATAAATTACGTGCATTAGAAGATAAGCTCAATGCAATGACGATTCGAGAACATACCGCCAAGTTAAATGCTGAAGGTGTGTCCTTGTATGAGCAAGGTAAGTTGGTTGAAGCCATCGCCGTGTTTGATCAAGCGGTGAAATACGATGAAGTTGGCGTTAGCGTGTTACTTAATGCGATTCAGGCCAAGGTCAGTCATATTGAACGCAGTGAGTTAGATATACGTCAGTTAAAAGATTGTTACGCACTTTTTAAACGTATTGGGACAGTTGGTCATTTGGATGAGCGTTATGATCGTTATGACCGACTAAAGACCACCTGTATTCGCTTAAAGCGAGCTGCTGGCGTATAG
- a CDS encoding TrkH family potassium uptake protein, translated as MHLTVIARVLGIFLMLFSLTMLPPILVSMWYNDGATQAFSMAMGLIFGIGFLSWMPVRFVRQELRTRDGFLIAALFWFTLGLAGTLPFILAEDPGLSFADAFFESLSGWTTTGATVMTGLEYLPKSILWYRQQLQWLGGMGIIVLAVAILPMLGIGGMQLFRAEMPGPLKDSKLTPRITETAKALWYIYLSLTIACALAYWLAGMNTFDAIAHSFSTVGIGGFSTYDASMGHFDSPLIEMIAVFFMLVAALNFSLHFYAWRNRSITHYWRDSEVRFFTFIIIGGIIITITALWLTDTYGITESIRYGIFEMVSVATTAGFATADFSGWPVFLPVMLFMAAFIGGCAGSTGGGMKVIRVLLVYKQGVREIRRLIHPNAIIPVKLGRMPVSDRILESVWGFFALYVVTFMVMMLALMATGLDQVTAFSAVGSCLNNLGPGLGDVAVHYGGISDTAKWLLALTMLLGRLEIFTLLVLLSPTFWRS; from the coding sequence ATGCACTTGACTGTTATAGCGCGCGTTCTTGGCATTTTCTTGATGCTCTTCAGTTTGACCATGTTGCCGCCGATTTTGGTGTCGATGTGGTACAACGATGGCGCGACACAAGCCTTCTCTATGGCAATGGGGCTTATTTTCGGCATCGGTTTTTTATCTTGGATGCCGGTACGCTTTGTGCGCCAAGAATTACGTACCCGTGATGGCTTTTTAATTGCCGCTTTATTCTGGTTCACCTTAGGCTTAGCGGGTACCTTGCCCTTTATCTTGGCTGAAGATCCCGGTTTAAGCTTTGCCGACGCGTTTTTTGAGTCGCTTTCCGGTTGGACTACGACTGGTGCGACGGTAATGACAGGGCTTGAATACCTGCCAAAATCGATTCTTTGGTATCGCCAACAGCTGCAATGGCTCGGTGGTATGGGGATTATCGTATTGGCCGTTGCCATTCTGCCGATGTTAGGCATTGGTGGTATGCAGTTATTCCGCGCAGAAATGCCTGGGCCACTGAAGGACTCGAAACTGACGCCACGTATTACCGAGACGGCTAAAGCTCTGTGGTATATCTATTTGTCGTTAACCATCGCATGTGCATTGGCTTATTGGCTCGCGGGTATGAATACCTTTGATGCCATCGCTCATAGTTTTTCTACGGTTGGCATTGGTGGTTTCTCTACTTACGACGCCTCAATGGGGCATTTTGATAGCCCACTAATCGAAATGATCGCAGTATTTTTTATGCTGGTAGCGGCGCTAAACTTCTCTCTGCACTTTTATGCGTGGCGTAATCGCTCGATTACGCACTACTGGCGTGATTCTGAGGTTCGTTTTTTCACCTTCATTATTATCGGTGGAATCATCATTACTATTACCGCACTCTGGCTTACCGATACCTATGGCATTACCGAATCGATTCGGTATGGCATTTTTGAGATGGTATCCGTCGCTACAACCGCTGGATTTGCCACTGCCGACTTCTCTGGCTGGCCGGTATTTTTACCCGTGATGTTGTTCATGGCAGCATTTATCGGTGGCTGCGCGGGTTCAACCGGAGGCGGTATGAAGGTTATCCGTGTGCTTCTGGTGTACAAACAGGGTGTGCGTGAAATCCGTCGTTTGATTCACCCGAATGCGATTATTCCAGTGAAGTTAGGCCGCATGCCGGTCAGTGATCGTATTTTAGAATCGGTTTGGGGCTTCTTTGCTCTCTATGTTGTTACTTTTATGGTGATGATGTTAGCGCTTATGGCCACTGGCTTGGATCAAGTCACCGCCTTCTCAGCGGTAGGTTCGTGCTTGAATAACTTAGGTCCAGGTTTAGGTGACGTTGCTGTTCACTATGGGGGGATCAGCGATACCGCTAAATGGCTATTGGCATTAACCATGTTGTTAGGCCGTTTGGAAATTTTTACCTTGTTGGTGCTGCTCAGTCCAACGTTTTGGCGTAGTTAA
- a CDS encoding DoxX family protein → MSFLVEQYRHIQAVGQRLQYLDGLPPLLLRLYLAPIMMQAGWNKLSHFSDTAAWFGNPDWGLGLPFPELMAALATGTELIGGALLVVGLATRWVSIPLLFTMLVAAFSVHWENGWLAIADGSSWLANDRVLEAGERLSRAKDILQEYGNYDWLTGRGSVVILNNGIEFAATYALMLLVLITNGGGRYTSIDYWIARFAGVLPAKR, encoded by the coding sequence ATGAGTTTTTTGGTTGAGCAGTACCGTCATATCCAAGCGGTTGGACAGCGTTTACAGTACCTAGATGGCTTGCCGCCATTGCTACTGCGCTTGTATCTTGCACCGATTATGATGCAGGCAGGATGGAATAAGCTGTCGCATTTTTCCGATACTGCAGCGTGGTTCGGTAATCCAGATTGGGGGTTGGGTTTGCCTTTTCCTGAGCTGATGGCGGCGCTAGCAACGGGTACAGAATTAATCGGCGGGGCTTTATTGGTGGTTGGCCTTGCTACACGCTGGGTGAGTATTCCTTTGCTATTCACCATGCTGGTTGCTGCGTTTTCAGTGCATTGGGAAAATGGATGGTTGGCGATTGCTGATGGTAGTAGTTGGTTGGCAAATGATCGCGTACTTGAGGCAGGAGAGCGTTTAAGCCGCGCCAAAGATATTCTGCAAGAATACGGCAATTACGATTGGTTAACGGGTCGTGGTAGCGTGGTGATTTTAAATAACGGTATTGAATTCGCCGCTACTTATGCACTTATGTTGTTGGTGTTGATTACTAATGGTGGTGGTCGCTACACCAGCATTGATTATTGGATTGCGCGGTTTGCGGGAGTGTTACCAGCAAAGCGCTAA
- a CDS encoding sigma-70 family RNA polymerase sigma factor has protein sequence MTDDFLQVGEREVGELRQQMLAFTRLQLANDFAAEDIVQEALAGALKNAASFTRQANLKTWVFAILKHKITDHLRRQYREPQQDSLDECKNCGHSDDQIFNNELFDDRGHWHADAKPQRWGDADRMVHDEQFWRVFDTCLAGLPPEQGRVFMMREFIELDSDEICAALQLSTSNLHVLLYRARLRLRECLEDSWVKAGEKRS, from the coding sequence GTGACGGATGATTTTTTGCAGGTGGGTGAGCGCGAAGTTGGTGAGTTACGTCAGCAGATGCTGGCGTTTACTCGGCTGCAATTAGCTAATGATTTCGCTGCTGAAGACATTGTGCAAGAAGCGCTTGCCGGCGCTTTAAAAAACGCGGCTTCCTTTACGCGCCAAGCGAACTTAAAGACTTGGGTCTTTGCCATCCTAAAACACAAAATAACCGATCATCTGCGTCGCCAGTATCGTGAGCCACAGCAAGACTCATTAGATGAGTGTAAGAATTGTGGTCATTCAGACGACCAAATATTTAATAACGAATTATTTGATGATCGTGGCCATTGGCATGCGGATGCAAAGCCGCAGCGCTGGGGAGATGCCGATCGAATGGTTCATGATGAGCAATTTTGGCGAGTGTTTGATACGTGTTTAGCTGGATTACCGCCGGAGCAAGGTCGAGTATTTATGATGCGCGAATTTATTGAACTGGATAGCGACGAGATTTGCGCTGCGCTGCAGTTAAGTACCAGCAACCTTCATGTGTTGCTATACCGTGCACGTTTACGATTACGTGAATGTTTAGAAGATAGCTGGGTCAAGGCTGGAGAGAAAAGATCATGA
- a CDS encoding sensor histidine kinase, whose protein sequence is MKFEQLAAAVIHDVKNQLQSLMDEEQLALEQLPAQYRSIIEPILQRTNRLKNDALQLVILFRLGQNRPFPMDDAWLRDSANDAIEASLIQFPSVRLINEIDEDCQGFYNENLIHLALMTLITNSVQAGATTVTLKGEEIDQASGGVRIQVIDNGPGFSKSMLDSQGESADEVSSHTDGTGLGLYFVKLIVDHHKAPALGTSVVLSNNAKKGACVTLNLP, encoded by the coding sequence ATGAAGTTCGAACAATTAGCCGCGGCGGTTATCCACGATGTGAAAAACCAGCTGCAGTCTTTGATGGACGAAGAGCAGTTAGCACTAGAGCAATTGCCTGCTCAATACCGCAGTATTATTGAACCTATTTTACAACGCACTAATCGGCTGAAGAATGATGCTCTGCAACTGGTGATCCTATTTCGTCTTGGTCAAAATCGTCCATTTCCTATGGACGATGCTTGGCTTCGAGATAGTGCTAACGATGCCATCGAGGCCTCGTTGATCCAATTTCCAAGCGTACGATTAATTAATGAAATTGACGAAGACTGTCAGGGCTTTTACAACGAAAACTTAATTCACCTCGCTTTGATGACCCTTATTACTAATAGCGTCCAAGCCGGAGCTACGACGGTTACACTGAAAGGTGAAGAGATTGATCAGGCATCTGGCGGGGTGCGTATCCAAGTGATAGATAATGGACCTGGATTTTCTAAAAGTATGTTGGACAGCCAAGGCGAAAGTGCCGATGAAGTTTCCAGCCATACTGATGGCACCGGCTTGGGTTTATATTTTGTGAAGCTAATTGTCGATCATCATAAAGCGCCCGCTTTGGGCACTTCTGTAGTGCTGAGCAACAATGCCAAGAAAGGCGCTTGTGTAACGCTCAATTTACCGTAG
- a CDS encoding SulP family inorganic anion transporter, translating to MLNSIKRDWLANIRGDLLAGTVVALALIPEAIAFSIIAGVDPKVGLYASFCIAVIISFVGGRPGMISAATGAMSLLMVTLVKDHGLEYLLAASLLTGVIQILAGYLKLGDLMRFVSRSVVTGFVNALAILIFMAQLPELTDVTWHVYAMTAGGLAIIYLFPYVPKIGSWLPSPLVCILVITAIAMIWGIDVRTVADMGELPDTLPIFLWPDVPLTLETLWIILPYSVALAAVGLLESMMTATIVDELTDTESDKNRECKGQGVANIGSSLLGGMAGCAMIGQSIINVKSGGRGRLSTFFAGFLLLIMVVFLDEWIGQIPMAALVAVMIMVSIGTFSWESFRNLKQHPLSTNIVMISTVVVVVATHNLALGVLVGVLLASLFFANKIGRFMVVKQEQVNAEERVYRVVGQVFFASSDAFAKSFDFREVVTRVTIDLTHAHFWDITSVSALDKVVIKFRREGADVELIGLNEASATIVDRFGVHDKPEEVEKLLAGH from the coding sequence ATGTTAAACAGTATCAAACGCGATTGGCTTGCCAATATTCGCGGTGATTTATTGGCCGGCACTGTGGTTGCGCTGGCTTTGATTCCTGAGGCTATAGCCTTCTCTATTATTGCCGGTGTCGATCCTAAAGTTGGTTTGTACGCGTCATTCTGTATCGCGGTCATCATCTCTTTTGTTGGTGGTCGTCCAGGTATGATTTCGGCGGCTACTGGTGCGATGTCTTTGTTGATGGTGACTTTAGTTAAGGATCATGGCTTAGAGTATTTGTTGGCTGCATCCTTGTTGACGGGGGTTATTCAAATTCTGGCGGGCTATTTAAAGCTGGGCGATTTAATGCGCTTTGTCTCGCGTTCTGTGGTTACCGGCTTCGTGAATGCGCTGGCGATTTTGATCTTTATGGCGCAGCTGCCTGAGCTTACCGATGTTACTTGGCACGTCTATGCCATGACGGCGGGTGGATTGGCCATCATCTATTTGTTCCCATACGTACCTAAGATCGGAAGCTGGTTGCCGTCACCGCTGGTTTGTATTTTGGTTATTACTGCGATTGCTATGATCTGGGGAATTGACGTGCGCACGGTTGCAGATATGGGCGAGTTACCCGATACCTTGCCGATCTTTTTATGGCCAGATGTACCGCTGACGCTGGAAACCTTGTGGATTATCCTACCGTATTCTGTCGCGCTAGCGGCTGTCGGTTTGCTGGAGTCTATGATGACGGCGACGATTGTTGATGAATTAACCGACACTGAAAGTGATAAAAACCGTGAGTGTAAGGGGCAAGGTGTTGCCAATATTGGTTCGTCATTACTTGGCGGGATGGCGGGCTGCGCTATGATTGGGCAGTCGATTATTAACGTTAAGTCTGGTGGTCGTGGGCGTTTATCAACCTTTTTTGCAGGTTTCTTATTGCTCATTATGGTGGTGTTCTTAGATGAGTGGATCGGCCAGATTCCAATGGCTGCTTTAGTAGCGGTTATGATTATGGTGTCGATCGGTACCTTCTCTTGGGAATCTTTCCGTAATCTAAAACAACATCCGTTATCGACCAATATCGTGATGATTTCAACGGTTGTTGTGGTGGTCGCGACTCACAACTTAGCATTAGGTGTACTGGTGGGTGTGTTATTGGCCTCACTGTTTTTCGCCAATAAAATTGGCCGCTTTATGGTGGTTAAACAGGAGCAAGTTAATGCCGAAGAACGTGTTTATCGCGTGGTCGGGCAAGTTTTCTTTGCTTCATCCGATGCGTTTGCTAAGTCGTTTGATTTCCGTGAAGTGGTTACCCGCGTAACGATTGATTTAACGCATGCGCATTTTTGGGATATCACGTCAGTATCAGCACTGGATAAAGTGGTGATCAAGTTCCGTCGCGAAGGTGCGGATGTTGAGCTAATTGGTTTAAATGAAGCCAGTGCCACGATTGTTGATCGATTTGGTGTACACGACAAACCAGAAGAAGTAGAAAAGCTGTTAGCTGGCCACTAA
- a CDS encoding zf-HC2 domain-containing protein, producing MMNCEQATQLLSVGMERKLKLKEQAELKMHLLICSGCRQFAQQVQQLRTIIRATKDSSDKPEEKK from the coding sequence ATGATGAATTGCGAACAAGCCACTCAGCTTTTATCCGTCGGTATGGAACGAAAGCTAAAGTTAAAGGAGCAAGCAGAGCTGAAAATGCATCTTCTGATCTGCTCCGGCTGCCGTCAATTTGCTCAGCAAGTGCAGCAACTGCGTACGATTATTCGAGCAACTAAAGATAGCTCTGATAAGCCGGAAGAAAAAAAATAA
- a CDS encoding universal stress protein, producing the protein MTQIVACIDGSVMSGAVCDAAAWASQRAQAPLKLLHVLEKNDVPAAATLAGNIGLGSRENLLLELAELDEKRNKLALEHGRDLLDDAEIRSKADGAIAVTKQQRHGHLLNTLIEGQDDIRLLVIGRQGNSHKPLAHTIGSHLDDVIRSLHKPILVAMNDFKAPQSFMVAFDGSETAQRALDAYANSTVLVGLPCHLVMVGHDDEAHQQKLESAAALLRSRDFEVTVARLSGDVQSALAAYQVQHDIGLMVMGAYGHSRIRQFFVGSHTRKMVSESQIPLLLLR; encoded by the coding sequence ATGACTCAGATCGTAGCGTGTATTGATGGATCGGTAATGTCGGGTGCTGTGTGTGATGCGGCTGCGTGGGCAAGCCAACGTGCGCAGGCGCCACTGAAGTTATTGCATGTATTGGAAAAAAACGATGTGCCAGCGGCAGCCACGCTAGCCGGTAATATCGGTTTAGGTAGTCGTGAAAATCTGCTGTTGGAACTAGCAGAGTTAGATGAAAAGCGTAATAAATTGGCGCTTGAGCATGGTCGCGACTTATTAGACGACGCTGAAATACGCAGTAAGGCCGATGGTGCGATCGCAGTCACTAAACAGCAGCGCCATGGCCACTTGTTGAATACTTTAATAGAAGGCCAAGATGATATTCGTCTGCTGGTAATAGGGCGCCAAGGCAATAGTCATAAGCCGTTAGCGCACACGATTGGTAGTCATCTGGATGATGTGATTCGTAGTTTGCACAAGCCCATTTTAGTAGCGATGAACGATTTTAAAGCGCCGCAATCATTTATGGTGGCTTTCGATGGTAGTGAAACAGCACAACGAGCCTTAGATGCTTATGCCAACAGCACTGTGCTTGTGGGTTTGCCGTGTCACCTTGTTATGGTTGGTCACGATGATGAAGCGCATCAGCAAAAATTAGAGTCTGCGGCAGCCTTGCTGCGTAGTCGCGACTTTGAGGTTACTGTGGCGCGTTTAAGCGGCGACGTACAATCGGCTTTAGCGGCTTATCAAGTGCAGCACGACATTGGGTTGATGGTGATGGGTGCTTACGGTCATTCTCGTATTCGTCAGTTTTTTGTGGGTAGTCATACGCGCAAAATGGTAAGCGAAAGCCAAATTCCCCTGTTGCTACTGCGTTAA
- the ftsY gene encoding signal recognition particle-docking protein FtsY, producing MFDFFKRKKDKNKSEKPESAELDSALEQTLEPISSQPVISEIEPQPVDVITEPEKAMIKPPVVEEMVVEPTPVEIPPVVAPNELDITPSSAVAEINPDVMVDVPVKAVAEEKKGFFGRIRSGLSKTRSGFTDGLASLLLGKKEIDDDLMDDLETQLIMADVGVEATTEIIKRLTARVSRKELKDSDALYEALIDELQDMLAVSQKPLVIDSSKKPYVILMVGINGVGKTTTIGKLAKQFQKRGKSVMLAAGDTFRAAAVEQLQVWGERNNVPVVAQHTGADSASVLFDALQAAQARKVDVLIADTAGRLHNKDNLMQELEKVVRVMQKLDPSAPHEVMLVLDAGTGQNAINQTKHFLQSVGVTGLTLTKLDGTAKGGIIFALAKQFGLPVRYIGVGEGIDDLRPFNADEFTRALFRHDTKED from the coding sequence ATGTTTGATTTTTTTAAACGTAAGAAAGACAAAAACAAATCAGAAAAACCTGAATCGGCGGAGCTTGATAGCGCGCTTGAGCAAACGCTTGAGCCAATAAGCTCCCAGCCAGTAATTTCTGAGATTGAGCCACAGCCAGTGGATGTGATCACCGAGCCAGAAAAGGCCATGATTAAACCGCCAGTGGTTGAAGAGATGGTCGTTGAGCCAACACCTGTAGAAATCCCTCCAGTTGTTGCTCCAAACGAGCTGGATATCACACCAAGCAGTGCCGTTGCTGAAATCAACCCCGATGTTATGGTCGATGTGCCGGTGAAGGCCGTAGCCGAAGAGAAAAAGGGTTTCTTTGGTCGTATTCGCAGTGGCTTAAGTAAAACTCGCTCAGGCTTTACCGATGGCCTTGCCTCGCTATTGCTGGGTAAGAAAGAAATTGATGATGACCTGATGGATGATCTCGAAACTCAGCTCATCATGGCCGATGTTGGGGTGGAAGCCACGACCGAAATCATCAAGCGTCTTACCGCACGCGTGAGTCGCAAAGAATTGAAAGATTCGGATGCTCTTTACGAAGCCTTAATCGACGAGCTGCAAGACATGTTGGCGGTATCACAGAAACCGTTGGTTATTGATAGCAGCAAAAAGCCGTACGTTATTTTAATGGTGGGTATTAATGGTGTCGGTAAAACCACCACCATTGGTAAGCTGGCTAAACAATTTCAAAAACGCGGTAAGAGCGTGATGCTCGCGGCGGGTGATACTTTCCGTGCCGCGGCGGTAGAGCAACTACAAGTATGGGGCGAGCGCAATAATGTCCCTGTGGTTGCCCAGCACACAGGAGCGGATTCGGCTTCGGTATTGTTCGATGCCTTGCAAGCCGCACAGGCGCGTAAAGTCGATGTCTTGATTGCTGATACCGCAGGTCGGTTGCACAACAAAGACAACCTGATGCAAGAGTTAGAGAAGGTTGTGCGTGTGATGCAGAAACTCGATCCGAGCGCACCTCATGAGGTGATGTTGGTGTTGGATGCAGGAACAGGTCAAAACGCCATTAACCAAACTAAGCATTTCTTGCAGTCCGTTGGCGTAACCGGTTTAACGTTAACTAAGTTGGATGGCACTGCCAAGGGTGGGATTATTTTTGCCTTGGCAAAACAGTTCGGCTTACCGGTGCGTTACATCGGTGTCGGTGAAGGAATTGACGATTTACGGCCATTTAATGCCGATGAATTTACCCGCGCCTTATTCCGTCACGATACAAAAGAAGATTAA